A single Hyperolius riggenbachi isolate aHypRig1 chromosome 12, aHypRig1.pri, whole genome shotgun sequence DNA region contains:
- the DHRS7C gene encoding dehydrogenase/reductase SDR family member 7C yields the protein MGTFTFMILPLIILGISGIIYIYREVVRLMSRSAVKNKVVVITDAISGLGKECSRVFHAAGARLVLCGKTWEKLEALHDALISVADPSVTFTPKLVLLDISDMNNVEATAQEIQDCYGCVDVLINNASMKIKGPAQSVTLELDKKIMDANYFGPITLIKAVLPHMISRRTGHIVLVNNIQGKLGVPFRAAYAASKHAIQGFFDCLRAEVEEFNVSVSTVSPTFIRSYHMQPEPGNWEASIWKFFFRKLCYGVHPVEVAEEVLRTVSRRKQEVFMANPVTKAALFTRTFLPELFFAVVATGVKERHFLEEESK from the exons ATGGGCACCTTCACATTTATGATCCTGCCGCTGATCATCCTGGGAATCAGCGGCATAATCTACATCTACAGGGAGGTGGTGAGGCTGATGTCTCGGTCGGCAGTGAAGAATAAGGTGGTGGTGATAACAGATGCCATATCTGGCCTGGGGAAAG AATGTTCCAGAGTGTTCCATGCAGCCGGGGCCCGTCTGGTGCTCTGCGGGAAGACTTGGGAGAAGCTGGAGGCCTTACATGATGCCTTGATCAGTGTTGCTGATCCCAGTGTG ACCTTCACACCAAAGCTGGTCCTGCTGGACATCAGCGATATGAATAATGTTGAGGCCACAGCTCAGGAGATCCAGGACTGCTATGGATGTGTGGATGTCCTAATCAATAACGCCAGTATGAAGATAAAGGGGCCGGCTCAGAGCGTCACACTGGAACTCGACAAGAAAATCATGGATGCCAATTATTTTGGGCCCATCACATTAATTAAAG CTGTTCTACCGCACATGATTTCCCGGAGGACTGGCCACATTGTTCTGGTGAACAACATACAGGGGAAGCTGGGAGTCCCATTCCGTGCAGCCT atgCTGCTTCTAAACACGCCATCCAAGGCTTCTTTGACTGCCTGCGAGCTGAAGTGGaagagttcaatgtgtctgtcagCACGGTCAGTCCGACCTTCATCAGATCGTACCACATGCAACCGGAACCCGGGAACTGGGAGGCCTCCATCTGGAAAT TCTTTTTCAGGAAGCTCTGCTATGGCGTGCACCCCGTGGAAGTGGCAGAGGAAGTTCTGCGGACTGTCAGCAGACGCAAACAGGAAGTCTTCATGGCCAATCCTGTCACCAAAGCTGCTCTCTTCACCCGAACCTTCCTGCCAGAGTTATTCTTTGCTGTGGTGGCCACCGGTGTAAAGGAGAGACACTTCTTGGAGGAAGAAAGTAAATAA